Below is a genomic region from Balaenoptera ricei isolate mBalRic1 chromosome 3, mBalRic1.hap2, whole genome shotgun sequence.
CTAACCCACAATCCTGAGGAGATTATTCAACAATATAGGCACAGGTGCATTTTAACAAGGTTACTCTCCCCCAAAGACACCTGATTTAGGAGCTGTTTCTTCTCTCAAAAGTGAAAGGAGCACTTAGGGGCCTGGAAGGCCAAGGCGGGGAAGCCGGAACTCGACAGCTGACCCTCTAGATGAATTCGGTCTAGGTGGCCACTCAGGGTCTGTGGTGAGGGCCCACACTCCGCCAGGGGCTACAGTGCCTCGGGCAGGCTGTCACAAGACTGAGTCCCTTCATGGAGTCCAAAATTGTTACTGAGCAAGGGCTCGCTACCCAACGTGTTTAAAAGCCAATACTATGGGACTGACTTTTGAGAAAAGGAAGAGCTTTACTGTGAGGTTGACGCCAAGGAGACAGATATGAGGGCCTTGCCTTGGTTGACCCCACGGATGAGGAGGAACCTTGGATACAGAGGGACGACGATAAGCATCAGGTGGATGAACACCCACATTGTTTAGGGGTCAGCTCTACACCAGTTAAACGCGATTGTCATACCGGATAAAAAAGCAAAACCGAATATTTGCTTTCTACAAGAACCCACTTTagaatgtaatttggtgcagccactatgtagaacattatggaggttcccttaaaaactaaaaatagagctacaatatggtccagcaatcccactccagggcatataactggaaaagacgaaaactctaattcaaaaagatacatgtgccccaatgttcacagcagcactattcacaacagccaagtcatggaagctatctaagtgtccatcgacagaggaatggataaagaagatgtggcatattatatatacacacacacatatatataatggaatatcactcagccataaaaaagaaagaactaatgccattttcagcaacgtGACacacagattatcatactaagtgaagtaagtcacacagagaaagacaatatcatatatcacttgtatgtgaaaactaaaataaaattatacaaattaacttatttaccaaagaggaacagattcacagacataacaaacaaacttatggtcaccaaagaggaaggggggataaattaggagtttgggattaacagctacacactactatatataaattatataaacaaggacctactttatagcacagggaactacattcaatatcttgtaataacttataatggaaaggaatttaaattatatacataaatatatatagagataaatatatatatatatctgaatcactttgctttatacctgaaactaacacaacatggtaaatcaactatactgcaataataatgaaaaaaaaggaaacccactttaaatataaagacataggtaggataaaagtaaaaggatggaaaaagatatttcatgtaaacagtaatcagaaaaacaaaaatcagctaGAGTgctgtattaatatcagacaaagcagACATCAGAACAAGGAACATTTCTAAGGATAGTGAAGAATATCACATAATGACAAAGAAGTCAATTATCCAAGAATATAACTATCCTCAATGTATATGCACCTTagaacagagcttcaaaatacatggaaCAGGCTTCAGCAAGAGGCTCAACAGCGGTCAAGCAGCTTGTTGCTTTTCTGGTCGCCACTGCATTCGCCGTCCCGACAAGACGCGCCAGTAGCGCGGCACCGATTCCTCTCGGGCTCGTGGGCGCTGCTCTGAGCCCCGTCACCCTTTATACAAGAAAGCTGGCGGGCACTAtggggaaaaagcaaaacaacaagaaAGTGGAGGAAGTgctagaagaagaggaagaagaatatgTGGTGGAAAAAGTTCTCGACCGTCGAGTCGTTAAGGGCAAAGTGGAGTACCTCCTAACGTGGAAGGGGGTCTCAGATGAGGACAACACATGGGAGCCAGAAGAAAACCTGGATTGCCCCGACCTCATTGCTGAGTTCCTACAGTCACAGAAAACAGCATACGAGACAGATAAATCAGAGGGAGGCAAGCGCAAACCTGATTCTGATTCGGAAGGTAAGGGGGAGGAGAGCAAaccaaagaagcagaaaaaagagtCAGAAAAGCCACGAGGCTTTGCCTGGGGTTTGGAACTGGAGCGGATTATTGGAGCTACAGACTCCAGTGGAGAACTCATGTTCCTGATGAAATACAAAAACTCTGATGAGGCTGACCTGGACCCTGCCAAGGAAGCCAATGTCAAGTGCCCACAGGTTGTCATATCCTTCTATGAGGAAAGGCTGATGTGGCATTCCTACACCTCGGAGGATGATGACAAAAAAAGATGACAAGAATTAACTCCCCTGAGTACCAGCCCCTGTCACATCTGACTGTGGGTTTCAAGTGGGGAAAGAAGGAGTTCTACTTGTCTTGACACCATAGAGGGGGCTTGAGAAGATGGCCTTTGAAGAGCCAGTATAGTTTCTGTGCCCTACAGCAGCCCAAGTGCTTTAAAGCCGCTCCATGCTGTATAGTTTGCACACCCATCCcagtggaggggaaggagggtcaGTGTTTCAAGGCAACCCATTCTGAACTTTGCTGAGAAAAGCAAAGGGCCTTCTATGAAGGACAAAACTGGCAGAATGGGATGTGGGAGAGCAAAAGATACTGTAGATCTTCAAAGAGCATCTCCACAACCCACAGCCTTCTTCCCAATAGTGTTAACTCTGCATTTTTACAGCGTAGCATATATGTAGTTTTTGGCTATTTCTGgtgtattatttgggggtgggagggatggtgtGGAAAAGAAGGGAGATGGGTTAggatcatttttcttaaaatttgggGCCTCTTGGGGGGAAATGGTGAAACAAGAACTAATGATGATTTGGTTCTGTGTCCAGAATATTTCATCCTTTCAAAAAATGTCACTGGCAACCTACATAAGGACTGTGAGAGACTGTTTAAAAGCCGTGAATGCCTGAAACTTAGAAGCCAAGGTGTTCCCTGCCTGAGCTTAACGCTGTTCCCCAAAAGCATTAGGCTTTGGTAACTTCTTAACTTCCCAGTTAAGAAGTTACCAAAGCTGCCATTTGGGGGTTGGAAACTGGTTGAGGAGGAAAAGTCTTATTGGTGTGCATACACAGGCACATCATTCTGTCTTAGAGGTGCTAATTCTTGAAATTGACAAGAAGATCCTTTCTTTTCCAATTATGAAGTATAAATATCAGCTCCTCCATCCAAGCCACTGGCTGAAGTAtttggggaagggcagagggtggTATAGGAGGTGGGAGAGTAGGCAAAGACAAGGGCTGGTGCTCTGAGGGTGGAAAACTCTTGGAGCCTCTGTGTTTTGAACTTTCAAACCATTGGTGACAGGGTTCAGTCACTGACAGCACAAGTTCACTGAGTCACTTCAAGAGTTGAATGATTTCTGAAGCCATGGTCTCCGGAGAAGATTAAATTTTCATACCTGGACAGTGGttcactttaaaacaaaacaaatttttttaatcctaagaaTTAACTAAAACCCAAAATGCTGTCTTGAATCATGAGATCCATCAGTCCTTGACATCATTTAGACCTGCATCTAGAACTCCGCTGTAAAATCGTTTTAGGCATGTGTTTGGTTTCtgtgaatattttgtttaaatgttaAACTTCATACCAACACTGTCAGCATTTCTCTTAATAAAACTATAGATTtataatcctgaaaaaaaaaatgaaacaaaactgagAACTGAAAGAAGAGACAGACAAATCTCTGGTGACACATCTCTCTCAGTAACAGATGGTACAAGTACAGAGAAAGTAAGAATATAAAAGACATGAACAAAAGTAcaaaccaacttgacctaattgatattAAGAGAATACTCTACTTAACAATAAGAGAACAGACAATCTTCCCAaggacacatggaacattcagcaAGATGTACCATATTCTTATCTATATGAAAAaccattaaaaattttgaaagcatGTAAACTTTAAACAtctaaatcatacaaagtatttctTGAACCACAACAGAATTAAACTTGAAATCATTAACAGGACAATAACTGGGAAATCCAAACATGTGGAAATTGAACAACATCCTTATAAACAACCCACGAGCCAAAGAAGAAAtcccaagggaaattagaaaaatgtttttaattgcatgaaaaaataatcaatgaTCTGAGttctaccttaagaaaccagaaaaagaacaaattaaacccaTAGCAACTATAACGAAGGAAAGAGGGTaacagcagaaatgaatgaaatccaGAAAATGTCAGAGAAAAATCAGTAGAGCCAAAAGCtgtttcactgaaaaaaaaaaatcaataaaatattgaagaaaaacaaaacaaaacaagaaagagacAAGTTACAAATGTCAGGAATCAAAGAGGGGACATCAGCACCAACACCACCCTTTTAGTGTACAGAcactaaaaggataataagggaatactataaAATGCTCTAggtaaaaggataataagggaatactgTAAAATGCTCTAGGTACATCACTTCAACAagttagataaaatggacaaatctcTGGAGACACACAAGAAGATGCTTCTGGCATCACTGAGCTGGCCTGTTGGTCCTAAGGCGAGGATGAGAAACATGTGAGGCAGAGCTGCACCAGCTAAGGTACCTGTGCTAAGCCCAGCCTGGAGCAGGATCCCCTGGCGCCCTGTAGATGCATGAGTGAACCCTACTGAGTCCAACAAGGTCAGCCGCCAGAGGtgaagatgagagagaaaagaatgttttttacTCTTATTGTAGATTTGTGGGGTTTTATTGGTTTGAATGCTATAGAAGGAAAGCTAACTGGTAATGTATTGACCTGGGATAAATGCCAAGCCTGGAGTGGGATGGGTTTTGCCACGCAGaggcagggaagaaaaaaagaagggcatttagaaagaaatgaacaGCAAAGGCCCTTAGCAGAGCAGCTAGCTGGCCACTAGCAGGTACAGAACCCAGGCAGAGAGCAGTAGTGCCAGGAATCCCTTCCCAGCAGCACGCTACAGTCCTGTTTGCCCCCAGTGCTGACTGCAAGATAGTCATACATAAAGAGGGATGTATTCTCCCCCAGGATGGAAGTGCCCCCCACAAACCCTGCCCCCAACCACAGCCCCTTTCCCAGCAACAGCCACTGGTACGAATCATGTATATGCTCTACCCTTCCTGAACTTGTCCACACAGCTATATGCTCATCCAtggatccattcatccatccattcagccaTACTGTGTGGTTTTAAAAAGCAGTAGCAAATGCTATTTATTGCACTGTGGGGCTTCGCATTTATCACTTAATCACACATCTTAGAAGTCTTTCCATGTCAATACATAGAGATCTACCTCAGTTTTTAAATTGCTACATTGTATTCATGAGATGAATGTACCATAATTTTTTTCACCATTCCTCTACTGAATGGACACTTTAGTTAC
It encodes:
- the LOC132363856 gene encoding chromobox protein homolog 1-like, translating into MGKKQNNKKVEEVLEEEEEEYVVEKVLDRRVVKGKVEYLLTWKGVSDEDNTWEPEENLDCPDLIAEFLQSQKTAYETDKSEGGKRKPDSDSEGKGEESKPKKQKKESEKPRGFAWGLELERIIGATDSSGELMFLMKYKNSDEADLDPAKEANVKCPQVVISFYEERLMWHSYTSEDDDKKR